A window from Melopsittacus undulatus isolate bMelUnd1 chromosome Z, bMelUnd1.mat.Z, whole genome shotgun sequence encodes these proteins:
- the NOB1 gene encoding RNA-binding protein NOB1 produces the protein MGPADMARVAHVVADTGAFLSAAPLQDLAQTLYTVPEVLAEIRDRRARRRLAALPCELRLRRPRPDLLRLVTEFSKKTGDYPSLSAADLQVLALTCQLQAETDGPDCLRWEPQDKVQVSSTPQHPEAPVHLAGFHLPSKHKHHGKGQHQPGTEGSTAPSESDEFSSFLYWRVPLPSIEEELQELLSAQGISVSPGATEEHQRAEHEGSADEEEDEESDDEGWITPSNLKQVQQDMGHCDAAPDGIQVGCVTTDFAMQNVLLQMGLHVLAVNGMLIRQARSYILRCHGCFRTTSDMTKVFCPHCGNKTLKKVAVSVSDDGTLHMHFSRNPKVLNPRGLRYPLPAPRGGKHANNPHLVADQPFPQQRLSRKARQKTNVFDPDYIARASPFAENDIYSRAANLQIRDAALGAGRRRLNPNAVTKKFVKRR, from the exons ATGGGACCGGCGGACATGGCGCGCGTGGCGCACGTCGTGGCCGACACCGGCGCGTTCCTGAGCGCGGCCCCGCTGcag GACCTGGCCCAGACCCTGTACACGGTGCCCGAGGTGTTGGCCGAGATCCGGGACCGGCGCGCGCGCCGCCGCCTGGCCGCGCTGCCCTGCGAACTGCGCCTGCGCCGCCCGCGGCCCGACCTCCTGCGCCTCG TGACCGAGTTCTCCAAGAAGACCGGGGACTACCCAAGCCTGTCGGCCGCTGACCTGCAGGTCCTTGCCCTCACCTGCCAGCTGCAGGCTGAGACCGACGGCCCCGACTGCCTCCGCTGGGAGCCCCAGGACAAG gTGCAGGTCAGctccaccccacagcaccccgAGGCCCCTGTACACCTCGCTGGCTTCCACCTGCCCTCCAAG CACAAACACCATGGGAAGGGGCAGCACCAGCCAGGCACTGAGGGGAGCACAGCCCCATCTGAGAGTGACGAGTTCAGCTCCTTCCTGTACTGGCGAGTGCCCCTGCCCAGCATcgaggaggagctgcaggagctgctg AGCGCTCAAGGCATCTCTGTTAGCCCAGGGGCCACTGAGGAGCACCAGAGGGCTGAGCATGAGGGCAGTgctgatgaagaggaagatgaggagaGCGATGATGAGGGCTGGATAACACCCAGCAACCTCAAGCAGGTCCAGCAGGACATGGGGCACTGTGATGCTGCTCCTGATGGCATCCAGGTCGGCTGCGTCACCACGGACTTTGCCATGCAG AACGTGCTGCTGCAGATGGGCCTCCATGTGCTGGCAGTGAACGGCATGCTGATCCGCCAGGCCAGGAGCTACATCCTGCGCTGCCATGGCTGCTTCAG GACCACTTCGGACATGACGAAGGTTTTCTGTCCCCACTGCGGTAACAAGACCCTGAAGAAGGTCGCAGTGAGTGTCAGCGATGATGGAACCCTCCACATGCACTTCTCCCGCAACCCCAAGGTGCTGAACCCCCGAGGGCTGAGG TACCCGCTGCCGGCGCCGCGCGGGGGGAAGCACGCCAACAACCCTCACCTGGTGGCTGACCAGCCCTTCCCGCAGCAGCGCCTGTCCCGCAAGGCCAGGCAGAAAACCAACGTCTTCGACCCCGACTACATCGCCAGAGCCTCACCCTTTGCCGAGAACGACATCTACAGCCGAGCAGCCAACCTGCAGATCAGGGACGCGGCTCTGGGCGCCGGTCGGCGGCGCCTCAACCCCAATGCTGTCACCAAGAAGTTTGTGAAGAGAAGGTGA